Proteins co-encoded in one Malus domestica chromosome 09, GDT2T_hap1 genomic window:
- the LOC103443739 gene encoding protein IQ-domain 26-like, whose protein sequence is MGRATKWLKGLLGMKREKHHVDNTSTVSSDRKEKKRWSFAKSGKDTTTNLPPNVPVLADSAWLRSYLAESEKEQNKHAIAVAAATAAAADAAVAAAQAAVAVVRLTSQGGHGGGGGIMFGKRERWAAMKIQTVFRGYLARKAHRALRGLVKLQALVRGFLVRKRAAATLYSMQALLRAQTTVRYQRARRSFNKENRFLPEINARKCVERFEDARSEFYSRRLSATYETSVDSFDESPKIVEIDTFKPRSRSRRFNTILSDRGEDLHYQTISSPLPCPMPTRISIPDSQKPQDFEWYFNGDECKFLTAHNTPRFATSFRSNAPGTPSKSVCGDSFFRPYSNFPNYMSSTQSFNAKSRSHSAPKQRPEPGPKKRLSLNEMMAARNSISSIRMHRSCNQVQEEEEEEEEVSND, encoded by the exons ATGGGGAGAGCTACAAAATGGTTAAAGGGCTTGCTGGGGATGAAGAGAGAGAAACACCACGTCGACAACACCAGCACCGTGTCCAGCGACCGgaaggagaagaaaaggtgGAGCTTTGCCAAGTCAGGGAAAGACACTACCACCAATCTTCCGCCGAATGTTCCTGTCCTTGCTGACTCTGCCTGGCTCAGATCCTATCTTGCCGAGTCGGAGAAGGAGCAGAACAAGCACGCAATTGCAGTGGCTGCGGCCACCGCAGCCGCTGCTGATGCCGCCGTGGCTGCCGCACAGGCGGCTGTGGCTGTTGTGAGGTTGACAAGTCAAGGCGGCCATGGCGGTGGAGGCGGGATCATGTttgggaaaagagagagatgggcTGCAATGAAGATTCAAACAGTTTTCAGAGGCTATTTG GCGAGGAAGGCGCACCGTGCTCTTAGAGGACTGGTTAAGTTGCAGGCTCTTGTTAGAGGATTTCTTGTCCGGAAGCGGGCTGCTGCTACTCTTTACAGTATGCAAGCTCTTTTGAGAGCACAGACTACTGTCCGATACCAGCGTGCGCGTCGTTCTTTCAATAAAGAGAATAGGTTCCTGCCCGAAATCAATGCCCGGAAGTGTGTT GAAAGATTTGAAGATGCAAGAAGTGAATTTTATAGCAGGAGGCTATCTGCAACTTATGAAACTTCGGTTGATAGCTTTGATGAAAGCCCGAAAATTGTGGAAATTGATACATTCAAGCCGAGATCCAGGTCTCGTAGATTCAACACCATATTATCTGATCGTGGCGAAGACCTGCATTACCAAACAATCTCCTCACCGCTGCCCTGTCCAATGCCAACTCGTATCTCTATACCTGATAGCCAGAAACCTCAAGATTTTGAATGGTACTTCAATGGTGATGAATGCAAGTTCTTGACTGCCCATAACACTCCGCGGTTTGCCACCTCTTTTCGTTCTAATGCTCCTGGCACACCATCTAAAAGTGTTTGTGGAGACAGCTTCTTTCGGCCTTACTCAAACTTCCCAAACTACATGTCAAGCACTCAGTCATTTAATGCCAAGTCGAGATCCCACAGCGCCCCGAAGCAAAGGCCGGAACCAGGGCCTAAGAAGAGGCTTTCGCTTAATGAAATGATGGCAGCCAGAAACAGCATCAGCAGCATTCGAATGCATCGATCGTGCAATCaagtccaagaagaagaagaagaagaagaagaagtctcGAATGATTGA